The following DNA comes from Pomacea canaliculata isolate SZHN2017 linkage group LG10, ASM307304v1, whole genome shotgun sequence.
CTGCTTTGTTGCATTTGCCAGCAGCTGTATTAATTCATTCTGTATATCTTTTCCAAGATAGTGTATCATTGTTTCATTGTCTTTAATTCTCCGCAAATGTTCATTCATCACGGGGTCAAAAAGTGCTAGATATTCGACCAACTTCAAGAAATTGCCATTTCCTGCACTATGAAGGCTGTCATTTGCACCTCGGAGTGCAAGGTTCTGCATTACTAGTATCCTCACTAAAGCTATTAGTCGTTCCAGTATTTGGCGCCAGTAGACTTCTTCCTACTTAATCTTGTGCTGGTTGACATCAACATTGACAAGACTAACACATTCTGCATATATCGATGCAAGATTAACCCTAACTCTTCTACACCACGGACCTTCATTGACGATACGTGTTCTATACGCTCGCGCAGAAGGGAGTTCGGAAAAACGCCGCCATAGACTCACGAACTCCGCAGCGAAGAGCGACAGCACAAGGGGCGACAATTATGGATGCGCAGTAGCTTCTGGACATTTCCCGATCATgcagggtttaaaaaaaaaagttctttgccAAAAGCTTGGCTCCTATCATCTCTGAAATTAGTAAGACCATAGTTACATATAAAGTCGTGCTAGCAGTAACTTGGACAACTGACTCAACATCTTGAGTTgtcaaaagttttaatttctgactATTCGTGATGAACCCTAGACTTGACCCATTTACGAAGCCGAGAATGGTGCGCGCGCAGGCAGAACGCTGCCCGTTACTGTTACGTTTTGCTGTAATATGACGTAACGTGCATGTCATGCCAGTTCTCTATCTTGACTGAACGCAGGTAACCAGTCACACAGGCTCAAACGCAGTGGAAGAGACATGTGACGAACTTTGATATACCCCTCGAGGTCCCACAGTAATATGGACAAGGTAATTAATTTCCACTTACAGCTTCAAGTCAGATCAGTTGCTGATGATAGAAGTGCGCGCGGTATTATTGAATGGCGCTCACTAAAGACGTCGTTAATACAACGTGTGTAATAGCATATGaaatacagttttaataaaaaaaaagtttttcatttcatcttcAGTTAAACAGCGATGTACATATGGGGGATGTTTCATTATTCAAATGTACTAATATGCATTTTATTGTGCTAGATTTTAGTTTTGTGAACGGCGTGTGGTGGAATACTTTAATGACATGTagcctttattttcttttaaaaaaatatttacaaaactatAGTGCAACAGCCTGTGTGCTGATGCCTAGTTAGTGGAATTGCAATGcagttatatttcacaaaattatcATTTTGGAAATACATTTGAGACTAATGATTTTTTGTGGAGTACTGACAGGACTTGTGAAACAcctgtttgtgttgttttcaaGAGACCAATGACTGTCATGCATTATTAGTTGAAAAGGGTGTATGTTGATTAACAGTTTCTTCTAACAGCACTGCAGCACCAGTTATTATCTGTGGTGTAATCATATCGAAGCTATTTCTCTTAATGAAGAGGTTATTGGTAGTTGGAAGACACAGTCATAAACACATTCATATTCATGTTGGCAAGCTCACTAAGCAATACATCTGATGTGAtaatcagaaaaacaaatagaaaaatgccAGTGGTAACTATAATGCCTCACAAGAAAATGCCCTTACTATTGCTTAACTCTTGATGATACATAAATGTGATGCACATACTCATGTATTCAGATACAACAATGTAAGGctgtatgcacacatacattctttctccctcattctcttagacacacacagaaactttGTCATTTTCTGATTCAGACACCTGTGCCAAAGTTTGTGCTGGAGGAACGGCTAGCCATGTACTTCCAAGCTATTGATCATGCTACAGCAGCCAGTGACAGCCAACGAACACAGCTTCTTGAAAAGGATATACAGGTATGTttaggggaggagagaggagagtgAATAGGGAATAATTGCTGATAGTCAAAATGCTTTATGATAAGATCATACTTTGTACCACCAAGAAATATGTTCAAAGAtagaatgtttgttttgttagacTTCAAACTTCATTGTCAAGTTTATTACCAGTTAAAATTAACAGACTTCACATCGTTACAGTGACATTTCTGCGGTCATTGTAATGATACAGTAAACAGTGTGAGAATGTTCTTATCATGGTGGCAATGCTGTAATTATTGTGACAATACATTTATCCCATATCACAGGAATTAGGGGGTGCAGTACCCCTGTGATCTGGAGAATCCATGTAAAGGTTTTGGCCTTCCATCATAACTGAGAAGaagtttgaatttatttttctcttgtggAGTGTTTAGAATTAGAACCTCAGTAAAATTTGGCTTTAGTATTTGGTCATATGCTGTATATGTAAGCCAGTGTtaagtgggggaaaaaaaacctagatAAAGACATgtaaaacaaaggaaatttatttgaaaatttaaaaagaaactcaagAAGCAAAGATCACTGCAAGATGTCATATGAGAAATTGCTGTAAACATACTTGGCATACCCAAACCTGTGCCCACAGCTGCAGTTCTTTTActacaaatttaattttcaaagtTATATATCTCTTCGTTTATATAattaacagtaaaatatattttgtaagatATTATACACAATAGTAAtacattttatgcatttatgaGTGACaacattttaacagtttaaGATATTTCTGCATAGCTAGCCTTTGTGTATTGTCTGCTGGCTGTTGCATTCCTTTACAAACCTTTTACCTTTGTTAACCTTATTAAAGaaagtgtgtatatttatagaATTATAAGATAAATTATGTTAATATTGTACAATAGCATAATTCTGTTTTATGCATTTCTGAGTTTCTAAGCTTTTTCTGACATTGGCTCACCTTTGCATGGAGTCTGCTGCTTTCACAAAATCTCATTTTAGTACCTTATTCTGACCTGCAAGGTATCAGAGCTGCAAAAGCTACAGTGTGAAAGGTATAACCATACTGAAATACTCGATTCATTGTAATAACAATGCTTCAATTTTTGTGACAGATGCTGATGGACTTGATGGAGCGGGCTAACTTAGGGAAGGTGGTAACAGTTGATGAAGTACCACCACCTCTGCACATTCATCCTCAAACAGGTtaaattttgtcattaaaatgctGACATGACCACtctttattttcatattatGGTAGAGCATTATGATGCTATGCTATTCAAAGTGACAAAAATAGTTAAATATACTGTAAATGCATCAGTTCACAGTAAACTAAGGTACACCTAAACTGTAAAGGATTCTGCTAAATAATAATGTGCAGTAATCTCTTTAAAATACTCATGATTGAAATATGTTCTAAAGTCTTATGAGCTTAGTATTGGAGTGTGATAAACATtgaattaaaagataaatacctatagtttttgttgacaaagcaATTGTTCCTATACCTCCTTAATTCTGATATATAGGACATTCTGTTGCGAATTTGCTGGATGAACTGTCTTCACGGCTTGCTGATTACCACAAAGCATTGTACTTTGCCGATATTGAAATTGTGGGAAACCCACTCACTTGTGATGAGGCGTAAGTCTTACTCcattatgtatataattattgtgtgtatgtatatgtttttttgtttttttttttgttttgtttttttaatgtatagGACCTACTTATGCAAACTTAAATCCATGGTGCCTCACTTCAGTGAATACGTGTTAAaagtgtacatttgtttttaaatgttgaaaactttttttgataTGCATGTATTTTAGCAGACAATCATAATGTATGCAGTAGAAACAAAATCCACCAATAATTTTTGCTACCTTTTCAGGCTTACTTCTCAGAAGAGTAAGGCTAGGACTCAGCAAATTCAAAATCTACAAAGAGGAATTCAAGTAGGTGACTTTTCTTCCCAATCCTTCTATGGCAAATTAGGGGGTACCTCAGACTGGAAAAAAAGCTCCATGATACTGTTTAAAGTTTGATAGTGAAGACCAGTGTTAAAGAtagttttattatattattaaaatgtatgaGTTATCATGATTAGCTTTGAATTTGTGCTTCATTGAAGAGAAAGGTCTGAAAGATTGAAGCCGAGGGTGAATTTGAATTGACCAGTAACACATTCTTAATTCGACTTAGATGTTCTTAAACTGACTTGACTTGCACCTTGATAAGCATCAGACTATTCTACAATCTACTaagattaataatttttatgcaaaaagaaaatagaaaaaaataaagcatttctcATTGATTTATTATGATGGGATGTAATTCCATTAAACCTGTAGTCACATTTCTGGATTGAATAGCTTACCTTAGCTAGTACAAATGGAGAATGAACATAAGAAGAAGATGGATAGACCAGTATAAAATGGATGAATGTCCAGCAAAATTCACTctgtagaaatgtttttctACTTGAGATATACGCATcataaattatgatttttttttttttaaattgagcaAAATTTGTGCACACAGGGTAGCAACACTAATATCAAGggagttttagtttattccttgttaatCCTctaggagcatagggccacactGTCTTAAAAAGTTTTGAGTTTTTTCCTTGCTAAGCTAGGGGAAGGAATTATTGAGAGTGCTGTTGACCATGTGTTGCTGTATCTGTATATTTATGCTTATACATGGTTTTAGCACAATCAAAATTTTTGTAAGCAAGAAGCCGTGcaccctttttttctcttttcttcaccTCCAACAAAGTTCATTTATACAACAGCTTTCTTGAAAATTCTGTGTTCAGATAAATGTATTCtaattattctttcttataACAGTTCAAAGTAAGTTTTTGTTCTGTGCATGTGTAGGTCATCCAGAAATTGCAGGGCCAGGCTGCAGCAGGTTTTCCTGTTCAGCCTGAAGAGATCCCTCCTCCTGTGTCAATCCCCAGTGATGATGGTGTgcagttttgatttttaaagatTGAAAGTAAACTGTAATATCAGCATTAGAATGGTTTGTGGTGTCTTTGTGTGCTGTCAGATACCATACagtatgttttaatatttacataacTCATTCATCGGGTGTATTGTGTATATAAAGTCTCTGTGTACATAACCCATGCACTGGGTGCATTGTGTGCATGAAGCATTTGTACATTCCTTCATTAGCCAAAGTTTCCTGTTTTATTCTCCTTTAAGCTACCCTTTATGTGTTTTCTGTGCATGATATAATATTTTGATGTGACCTTTCTGTGTCTTGCTAGAACAAAACATTCCTAACTGAATCAGTTAAAAAGTACTATATCAACGAGAACTCCAGCAAATAGGGCAGTCATTAATTTCTCCAGCATGAGCTGTCACTATTTCTTGATCTTTCTGCAGAATTTGTTGTGAACCCTGTGGCTGTGATCACTGAGCGACTTTCTGTGTACCAGCAAGCTCTTGTAGTGGCACGTGAAGAAGGAGATATGCAGAAAGTGGCAACTTTTCAAGCTAACATTATGGTACTGCTTAAGGAAAAATGTGTGATAAGTTTTATACCTTATGCAATAAAACTTAATCTTCTTGCATGTACACAAAGCATACATTTGacaataactttattttctctgtagAGAAATTTTGGTGAGTTACTTATCATGACTCTTTACACATAAGGCAAAAAGAGAAATACGGTATACAATAAATATCGAGGTACAAATGATTATTTATATAACTCATATGCTCTTTCTATTTATACACTTACGTTGCAACCCTTTTAATGCTTTCAGAAAAGTAATAGACCTGGCTACAAAAGTGTTTTGTGATCTGATAGTTTTCATTTTGACAGTATGTAAGCACTGCCCAAATGGTAAGAGCTCAACTGGTTATAACGTTTATTAAGATGTTTATGATCTGCATTTTCAAGATTCAGGATTTGGAATACCTTATTAACTAAAACAAAGGAATGAAACTCTCAGTTGTTCACAAGAGGTGTGATAAGAATAAAGTATACTGacattttttatgaatataACATGTTAGTTTATATCTTTCAAATTTCAACCTGGTGTACGTTTACGGATTTATTCAGATGTTGGATTTTCTGTTAAAACGTGCTGAAGCAAGGATTCCAATTTACAAGAAGGATTTACCAGAAAATATTACTCTGAGCAAGAAGTTAAGTGAGTTAATTATTAATTCCTACCGATTTCTTTGTACTACATTAATTTATTAGATCTCTGTTTCTGGTCTAATTAACTTGGATTTATGTTGTTGGCAGAAACAACTGTCAGACTTTTAGAAGTAAAGTTTACAACAGGATATCTTGTAgatttcagagaaaataattttcttttggattgtttttgattaaagaattaaaatgaaTGTATGCTTTCCAGGGGTGATCCTTGTGATAATTTCTGATAAGTAGGGAAGGAGACAGAAATGTACAAGTCCACAGTTGAGACCCTGACAAAGATGAGTGGCTTAAGTGCCCGTGCTTCAAAGCTTGCTATGACATGGGGTAACACTGAATTTGCTGATAAGCTACAGAACAATGCCAAGGTTAGCTATGACATGTAACACTGAACTCTTTATGATAAGCTACACAACAACGCCAGGGTTAGCTTTTTCCTAGCCTGTGGGCCATTTTATGTCACATAATGTCACAACTCTGTTTGCTCCATTCATCTGTCTCCCTAACTTTCACATTTTGTCcacatttacttttactttctcttttttcttattctttcttttttttttttttttttgctcaatTTCATTCAACAGTTTAAACGatgcaatataaataaattgaaaggtGAATTGGAGAAAGAATAGAATCTATGAGGGCCTTTCATTAATGATTAACGTGACATTTTTAACTGTTACTGAAAATTTAAccatataatttaaaaaatgaataagctATTTTACACCTTTATCATAGCATTTAGTGTACAGGTACATGTGAATTGGAGATGCAGGTGAATCATCTCTTGTTTTGTAACTGTCAGATGCTGATGCAGGCTCTTCATGACTATGAGCTGGGCAAGCCTCCAGATCTGTCTGCATGCCCATATTCTCTTGCTGACATACAGCGTCTTGCAGATGATGCTGGGTTTCTTGGTAATTAtcctttaatcttttttttcaacttgaTATGGTTCCATGTTTTGTAACTTTTTATTGATAGATTACCATACGAAAGATTATTCTATTTCAATACAAAGATCTGTATACTTGTCTGCCTATATAGCCACCCAGCACCTACAGGATGCAGACGTGGTGAAGATGAGGTTGAACCAATACAAGCTTGCCGCTCTCAAGGCAAAGCAAGCAGGACAGAGAGATCTGGCTATTCAGCACATGAAGGTTGTCaaggtaaaaaaattatatagtACTATAtccttaaaaacaaattcaaagcactttacatatataaatgtacacataaCACACAGGGTGGGGGGAATCAGAATACCCAGAGAAAACCTCCAACGgtcaaccctgtaaacaggAGTCACCTCTAGAGAGATTTGTCATTGTCAAGATATGAAACCACATCTTGCTTTCACTGTCGTGGTGATGGGCGCTTTGGCCACCACACCACCATCTTCCCTAAAGCCAATCATCAAAGCTAAGTGCAGCTGCCTAGAGGAGAATAGCtaatacattttgtgtttttatagaTAATGTTTACTATGTTAAACATATTTCGATGGGAAACAGGTAATATTTGTCTttaagtggtggtggtggtgaaaaTAGTTAAGGTTTAGTTGGACACATCTTGTGATCTTGTGATCATGTTTTTGCTGATTATTTAAGTACTTTCATGACAAATTTTTCTGAATACCATTCCCAGCATCAGataattttttccctttttattttatataaaaagtgGTGCTCTATAATTCTTTTTACTGAAGTTTTCGAGTTGTCCATTTTTGTTCTTGTGGCTACTCCATTTCTGCATTAGATTAGTGCATAAATTTAATCAAAATGGTTTAACAGTGAGAGAGGTGCTTTACAGTGATCAAACTTTTGTTTGCCAGACCCTACAGCTGTTGCTTCAAACATTGGAGAAAGGGGAGGTCATTGACATTTCGCAGGTTTGTAGCATAGTTGCGTGAGTGGTGAATttgataaattaatgaattTGACAAATTTATTTGGGTAACCTTTACATTGAAAAAGTTGTAACTATAAGGAATCTGAGTATTTTGTAGTGTATAATGTCTAATATCTTTAATAGAAGCAAAGAGATGAATATGGTCATGGCAAGAGCGACTGTCATCAGTGGCAAAAagcttgtcgtctgctgtaagtAGTAATACTGCAAGATATGCAGTAAAAGACCGGAACAGGGTTAAACTGACTTTGAACTCTCGCCTTTTTTTATCGATATCTTGTAAAGTCCAGATGCtatctacattttaaaactttgtggtGAAAGTCATTTTAATGATTCACAGTTACCACCTCCACCTATGTGTCAGCCACTGACCACTGAGGAACTGAGCaagacagagacacacacatctGCAGCACAGGTGGGGATCTCAGTTAACCATTAAGATGTAAGAGACATTATTTACTCACatctgtttatctccctttatttttatattatcttgTTTCATCTCTTTGAAAAGTAATTAAACACTAGTTATATTTATTCAGGAATTCCAAGCTGAGTCTGTCATTGAGGTTGATGGGAAAAGTCTTGCTGAAGAGTTATCCTCTCTCTTGGATGAACCTGGAGAGATAGAAGGCAGCAGCCCTTTGGTGGGGAAATTAAACATTCAGAACACGCCATCACATCAACCAGCAGTCAATGGTAACAGTAAGCAGGAATGTCTTGTCAAACCTTTGTCATCATCGTCTGGACAACTGAACAGTGTGCCTGAATCATTGCAAACTTCCCAAATTACTCCTGACATTCCGGTCCCATGGTCAGTTCATCAGCAGCATGTTTCGAATGGAGTTAACAGCCACCATGGCAACACGCCTCACACAGGGCAGACCAACCACCATATACAAGACAGCGAAAATAATACTAGACGCGATGTAGGACAGATGACAGAAGAAAGCAATGGCAGGTGAGTAAAAGGAGATTTCCCAAGAGACAAAGAGAATGAttgagtttttttaataaagggAATAAATGAATTAACTCTTCAAACCTTCAGCATGTCACAtccatgattttgtttttcaactgc
Coding sequences within:
- the LOC112573814 gene encoding coiled-coil and C2 domain-containing protein 1A-like, which produces MDKTPVPKFVLEERLAMYFQAIDHATAASDSQRTQLLEKDIQMLMDLMERANLGKVVTVDEVPPPLHIHPQTGHSVANLLDELSSRLADYHKALYFADIEIVGNPLTCDEALTSQKSKARTQQIQNLQRGIQVIQKLQGQAAAGFPVQPEEIPPPVSIPSDDEFVVNPVAVITERLSVYQQALVVAREEGDMQKVATFQANIMMLDFLLKRAEARIPIYKKDLPENITLSKKLRKETEMYKSTVETLTKMSGLSARASKLAMTWGNTEFADKLQNNAKMLMQALHDYELGKPPDLSACPYSLADIQRLADDAGFLATQHLQDADVVKMRLNQYKLAALKAKQAGQRDLAIQHMKVVKTLQLLLQTLEKGEVIDISQLPPPPMCQPLTTEELSKTETHTSAAQEFQAESVIEVDGKSLAEELSSLLDEPGEIEGSSPLVGKLNIQNTPSHQPAVNGNSKQECLVKPLSSSSGQLNSVPESLQTSQITPDIPVPWSVHQQHVSNGVNSHHGNTPHTGQTNHHIQDSENNTRRDVGQMTEESNGRTGVSCIEILKYERSLLQLEATPEAVLRSENLVQQMEEEKQRLRIGGYDAWLSYLGKVEKDVLQINCELKTLRESRQEDKLAIVVIKKELAERELAVMRKRLPELRS